Below is a window of Undibacterium sp. YM2 DNA.
CAAGCAATATCCATTTACCGTGTTTGATGCCGTTGGTGAGGAGTGCTTTCATTATTCTTCATCCTCATCAGTATGTTTGCTGGAGAGTGAACGCCACAGCAAGACCGGGATAATCAGGGTAAATACGATAACCTCCTTATAGGCACTGGCCCAGAAAGATGAATACGATTCCAGCAAGCCCACCAGCAAGGCACCGGCGGCGGCAACCGGATAAGACACCAGACCACCGACGATGGCACCAACGAAACCTTTGAGGCCGATCAAAAAGCCGCCATCGTAATACACCGTAGTCATCGGTGCGATCAAGACGCCGCACAAGGCGCCCATGGCCGCGGCAAGAGTAAATGCCAGACGACCAGCCTGCGTGGTACCTATGCCAACCAGTTGCGCACCCAGACGATTGACGGCAGTAGCACGCAAGGCCTTGCCGGACAGGCTGCGTTCAAAATAGAAATACAGCGCAGCGATCAACAGAGCAGAGACAGCAATCACCACCAGACTCTGGCCAGATATCTGCATGGCACCAAGTTCAAAACGGGCATCGCTGAACGCGGTCGTGCGTGAACCTTCAGCACCAAACATCACCAGGCCCATGCCCGTCAGGGCAAAGTGCACACCAACAGAAACGATGAGCAAGACCAGAGTGCTGGCTTCTGCAAGCGGTTGATAAGCCAGCCGGTAAATCATGGGGCCCATGGGCACGACTATTACCAGTGCCAATAAGACCTGGGCAAACAGCGGCCATTCCTGCGCGTTGACATTGCGTGCGAGCAGCCAGACAGCCAATGGAAACAGCAAGAGCTTGCCGGCAGATAAAGCCAGGGCCTTGGCATTCACAGGCTGCTTGCTGCGCAGTTGTGCATAAATTTCCTTGCCCAGGCATAGCAAGCCAAAAGCGAGTAACAGGCTGGCAGAATGCGGGAATTTGCCAGTCTGTATGGCAGCCAGGCTGAGTGCGCCGAAGGCGACAAATTCACCTTGCGGTATGAAAATAATCCGCGTGACGGAAAACACCAGTACCAGCGCCAATGCCAGCAAGGCATAGATGGCGCCACTGGTAATACCATCCTGAGCGAGGATGGCGGCAATTGAAAAATCCATGTAAACCTGACTTTCTTGCTTACTCGTGTGGCATAGCCTCAAATTATGGGCCGAACAAAAAGGGAGCCGCAGCTCCCTTGATTACTTCATCAATACATCAGTTAGCCTGACCGATCAATTTCCATTTGCCATTGACGATTTGCACCATGACGCGGGAACGCTGGTCGAAACCCAGATGGTCAGTGTCCGTCATATTGACGATGCCATGCGAGACCGGCAGATTGACAGTATTTTCCAGCGCGGTACGCAAGGCAGCGCGGAATTCCTTGCTGCCTGGCTGGGCTTTTTTCAAAGCCACAGTCGCGGCGGATTCCAGCAACAGACTGGCATCCCAGGCATGACCACCAAAGGTGGAGACAGAACCTGCGCCATATTCTTTTTCATACGCTTTGACATAGCGCATGGCAGATTTCTTGACTGGATTATCGTTAGGCAATTGCTCAGCCACCAGCAAGGGGCCCGCTGGTAACCAGGTGCCTTCGCAATCCTTGCCGCAGACGCGCAGGAAATCATTATTTGCAACGCCGTGGGTCTGGTAAATCTTGCCCTTGTAGCCGCGTTCTTTCAAGGTCTTTTGTGGCAGGGCCGCTGGCGTACCGGCACCGGCAATCAAGACTGCATCAGGATTGGTTGCCAGGATTTTGAGGATCTGGCCTGTGACTGAAGTATCACTGCGGGCAAAGCGCTCATTGGCAACCACTTTGAGCTTGCGCAATTCAGCAATCTTGGAAAATTCTTTGTACCAGCCTTCGCCATAGGCATCGGCAAAGCCAATAAATGCAACAGTCTTGACGCCGGCATCGTTCATGTGGCCGGTGATCGCCGTGGACATATGCGAATCATTTTGCGGCGTTTTGAATACCCAGTAACGCTTGGAATCAATAGGTGAAATAATCGCCGAAGATGCCGCCATCGAGATCATTGGCGTTTCATTTTCTGCTGCCACATCGACCATGGCCAGGGAATTAGGCGTGATGGTAGAACCGATGAGGATATCGACCTTGTCTTCGGCTATCAACTTGCGGGCATTTTTGACAGCGGTCGTGGTATCAGAGGCGTCATCCAGTACGATGTATTCCACCTTCTTGCCGGCGATTTCCTTGGGTAGCAGGGCAAAGGTATTTTTTTCAGGGATGCCCAGAGAAGCTGCGGGGCCGGTGGCCGACACATTGACGCCAACCTTGATCTGCGCATAAGCATTTGTTGCCAGTACCAGCGATAACATGGCGGGCAAGGCCGCCAGTAAAAACCGTTTCTTCATGGGTAGTCTCCTGTTTTGCGATTATCTGCAATATTAATCAATACCAAACAATATGAATAAGTATGCAATTTGCCGACCGCTTGGTCGGTTAATTTTTTTCCAGTGTAACCTTTCCTTCGTGCAGGCACAATATTTAAGCTGGATCAATTTTCCAGGTCCAAATCTGTGAGCGGAATTTATCTTTATACTTCAGATAGGCAAGTCATGTCAGCTTTCTTGCCTGCAGAGCAAGTCTTGCATGCACTTAGTTAATCCATTTTAATCAATTCAACAACAAAAGCACCGCGCAGGGAATTGCACAACATGATTTGTTCGGCAGCCAGCAGGTCTGCCATCGTCAGGACTTGCTCTGCCAGTTGATAACGCCTGTCTTCCAGCAATATCGCCCGCATGATACCGGGCAAGACACCATCTTCGAGTGGCGGTGTCAGCCATTTGCCATTAAGCTTCAGCAAGACTGTGCTGCGCCCGCCTTCGGTCAAATGCCCTTTTTCGTTAAAAAACAACATATCAAATGCACCCTGTTGCTCTGCTGCCTGCCAGGCCTGGTCATATTGCTGGCGCAAGCTACTCTTATGGCGCAGGAACAGATTGCGGCTATCACTGGCAGTTGCCGCCAACATGACTTTGGGCTGCTCTGGCATGCTGGTCAGCAGCGCAGTCCGTACATCCAGTTCGCAATCCGGCTTCAGTGCCAGGCGTAATCTGTGCGGCAGGCTGGCGGGCAGGGCATCACATGCTTGCTGCAATTTTTCACTGATTTGCTGCTGGTTCCAGGCAAAG
It encodes the following:
- a CDS encoding branched-chain amino acid ABC transporter permease; the encoded protein is MDFSIAAILAQDGITSGAIYALLALALVLVFSVTRIIFIPQGEFVAFGALSLAAIQTGKFPHSASLLLAFGLLCLGKEIYAQLRSKQPVNAKALALSAGKLLLFPLAVWLLARNVNAQEWPLFAQVLLALVIVVPMGPMIYRLAYQPLAEASTLVLLIVSVGVHFALTGMGLVMFGAEGSRTTAFSDARFELGAMQISGQSLVVIAVSALLIAALYFYFERSLSGKALRATAVNRLGAQLVGIGTTQAGRLAFTLAAAMGALCGVLIAPMTTVYYDGGFLIGLKGFVGAIVGGLVSYPVAAAGALLVGLLESYSSFWASAYKEVIVFTLIIPVLLWRSLSSKHTDEDEE
- a CDS encoding ABC transporter substrate-binding protein, which produces MKKRFLLAALPAMLSLVLATNAYAQIKVGVNVSATGPAASLGIPEKNTFALLPKEIAGKKVEYIVLDDASDTTTAVKNARKLIAEDKVDILIGSTITPNSLAMVDVAAENETPMISMAASSAIISPIDSKRYWVFKTPQNDSHMSTAITGHMNDAGVKTVAFIGFADAYGEGWYKEFSKIAELRKLKVVANERFARSDTSVTGQILKILATNPDAVLIAGAGTPAALPQKTLKERGYKGKIYQTHGVANNDFLRVCGKDCEGTWLPAGPLLVAEQLPNDNPVKKSAMRYVKAYEKEYGAGSVSTFGGHAWDASLLLESAATVALKKAQPGSKEFRAALRTALENTVNLPVSHGIVNMTDTDHLGFDQRSRVMVQIVNGKWKLIGQAN